A stretch of Brassica rapa cultivar Chiifu-401-42 chromosome A08, CAAS_Brap_v3.01, whole genome shotgun sequence DNA encodes these proteins:
- the LOC103834066 gene encoding uncharacterized protein LOC103834066, which produces MNRSCLCSILITTALICGAYFIGNAYIDKEFKERLLRWKITDKMHNATSNTCQNLDKPLGSEALPQGIIVKTSNLETQHLWNYCDSENVTEGNTNHSMSLLAMAVGIKQNELVNKVIQKFPLQDFVVMLFHYDGVLDDWNQYPWSAHAIHVSVMNQTKWWFAKRFLHPDVVAEYEYIFLWDEDLGVGHFNPQRYLSIVKEEGLEISQPGLDPTESEVYHPITARRENLKVHRRIYKDKGGLRCDGNSTDPPCIGWVELMAPVFSRSAWRCSWYMIQNDLIHAWGLDVQLGYCAQGDRKKNVGVVDAEYIVHYGLPTLGGVVNASSSARNETNPKSGVSQDLSESDGVDDRGKVRMKSSVEMKRFKERWKKAAKDDKCWVDPY; this is translated from the exons ATGAATAGATCATGTCTCTGTAGTATCTTAATCACTACTGCTCTTATTTGTGGTGCTTACTTCATTGGTAATGCTTATATCGACAAAGAATTTAAAGAG AGATTGCTAAGATGGAAAATCACTGATAAGATGCATAACGCAACATCCAATACATGCCAG AATCTAGATAAGCCATTGGGTAGTGAAGCACTACCGCAAGGAATCATCGTCAAAACATCAAACTTGGAAACGCAACATCTATGGAACTACTGCGACAGTGAAAATGTTACTGAA GGTAATACTAATCATTCGATGAGTTTGTTAGCCATGGCGGTTGGAATCAAGCAAAATGAGCTGGTCAACAAAGTTATACAAAAG TTTCCTCTTCAAGATTTCGTGGTCATGCTTTTTCATTACGATGGTGTTTTGGACGACTGGAACCAGTATCCATGGAGTGCACATGCAATTCATGTTTCCGTGATGAATCAAACAAAATG GTGGTTCGCCAAACGATTCTTGCATCCTGATGTAGTTGCAGAGTATGAATATATTTTCCTTTGGGACGAAGATCTCGGTGTAGGTCATTTCAATCCTCAACG ATACCTATCTATTGTCAAAGAAGAAGGTCTTGAGATATCGCAACCCGGCCTTGACCCAACAGAATCAGAGGTGTATCATCCTATAACCGCTCGTCGCGAGAACTTAAAAGTCCATAGGCGGATATATAAAGACAAAGGCGGCTTGCGATGCGATGGCAATAGCACCGATCCTCCTTGCATCGG ATGGGTAGAACTGATGGCACCTGTTTTCTCTAGATCAGCATGGAGATGTTCTTGGTATATGATTCAG AACGATTTGATCCATGCTTGGGGTTTGGATGTACAGCTTGGTTATTGTGCTCAA GGTGATCGGAAGAAAAATGTAGGTGTTGTTGATGCGGAGTACATAGTTCATTACGGTCTTCCCACACTAGGTGGGGTTGTAAACGCTTCAAGCTCCGCGCGGAATGAGACAAACCCAAAATCAGGG GTTTCACAGGATTTATCAGAGTCTGATGGAGTGGATGACAGAGGAAA